One Oncorhynchus clarkii lewisi isolate Uvic-CL-2024 chromosome 32, UVic_Ocla_1.0, whole genome shotgun sequence DNA window includes the following coding sequences:
- the LOC139392463 gene encoding XK-related protein 8-like, producing MLEQPQTCGIEVYSVIMEEDGGSPLFKYPVSDFLLTVGGLVFFLLDVGLDAWAVVSFYQEEDYVFMGLLVFLLLGSSALVQAFSWLWYHYDKDGTETRTESLVKNLCSLKILHLFQMGVYLRYAGVVRISICGFCCGKRYMDGDAVYLTHDLSLLRLIEAFSESTPQLVLMITIIVQRGEVEPITILKALGSASVITVSVTMYHRSLRSFLPDKAKQGWFSSVVYFLWNLLLIGPRVAAVALFASAFPCFITAHFLSSWMVLFFFAWRLKTDFMDSAGGEWLYRATIGLIWYFSWFNVIKGDTRCQSTLYHTWIGVDIGMLCGLWVWQMKKNPPYFELPLDPYVILGIMISFYIVGLGLKVIYYKYSHPKITQLREEERCLEPEPRSEPEDLTSDCHDEVDSRLMSHRMGPTEPVIRVNKRMRNLADNFYS from the exons ATGCTAGAGCAACCGCAAACGTGTGGAATTGAGGTTTACTCAGTCATCATGGAGGAGGACGGGGGAAGCCCTCTCTTCAAGTACCCAGTATCTGACTTCCTGTTGACAGTCGGTGGTCTGGTGTTCTTTCTCCTGGACGTGGGACTGGACGCGTGGGCGGTGGTGTCTTTTTATCAGGAAGAGGACTATGTGTTCATGGGACTGCTGGTGTTCCTACTCCTAGGTTCCTCAGCCCTGGTCCAGGCTTTCAGCTGGCTGTGGTACCACTATGACAAGGACGGGACTGAGACCAGGACTGAGAGCCTTGTGAAGAACCTCTGCTCTCTCAAGATCCTACATCTTTTCCAGATGGGAGTCTACCTCAG ATATGCTGGTGTGGTGAGGATCTCGATATGTGGCTTCTGCTGTGGAAAGCGTTACATGGACGGCGATGCTGTGTATCTGACCCATGACCTAAGCCTGCTGCGCCTCATCGAGGCTTTCTCTGAGAGCACCCCACAGCTTGTCCTCATGATCACTATCATTGTCCAGAGGGGAGAGGTTGAGCCCATCACAA tcttgAAGGCACTTGGTTCAGCATCTGTCATCACCGTCAGTGTGACCATGTACCACCGTTCCCTGCGCTCCTTCCTCCCTGACAAGGCCAAGCAGGGCTGGTTCTCCTCCGTGGTCTACTTCCTGTGGAACCTGCTCCTTATTGGTCCGCGTGTGGCAGCAGTCGCCCTCTTTGCCTCAGCCTTCCCCTGCTTTATCACTGCCCACTTCCTGTCTTCCTGGATGGTTCTCTTTTTCTTCGCCTGGCGACTCAAGACAGACTTCATGGACAGTGCCGGTGGAGAATGGCTCTACAGGGCCACCATAGGACTCATCTGGTATTTCAGCTGGTTCAATGTGATAAAGGGGGACACCAGGTGCCAGAGCACCCTCTACCACACCTGGATAGGAGTGGATATTGGTATGCTTTGTGGTCTTTGGGTGTGGCAGATGAAGAAGAACCCTCCATATTTTGAACTGCCACTAGATCCCTATGTCATCCTTGGCATTATGATCTCATTCTACATTGTTGGGCTCGGTCTTAAGGTGATATACTACAAGTACAGTCACCCAAAGATCACACAGCTGAGAGAAGAAGAGCGTTGCCTCGAGCCGGAGCCAAGGTCTGAGCCAGAGGATCTCACCTCAGATTGCCATGACGAAGTGGACTCTAGGCTTATGAGCCATAGAATGGGTCCTACAGAACCGGTCATCAGAGTCAATAAGAGGATGAGGAACTTAGCTGATAACTTCTACTCCTGA